The sequence below is a genomic window from bacterium.
CTCTTATCTGCAAGGTAAAGACGTATTTGTGTTCGACGGCTTTGCCGGCGCCGACACTAAAAATCGTTTGTCCGTGCGCGTGATATCGGAAAAAGCATGGCATTCGCTTTTCGCTAAAACTCTTTTCATTCGCCCTACGGAAGCAGAATTGGCCACGCATCATGCCGATTGGACAGTGATTGATGTTTGCGGTATGCACGCCATACCGGAATTTGACGGTCTCGGCACGAAGACTTTCATCATGCTCAATTTTGAAAAGAAAATCGTCCTCATCGGCGGTACACATTATGCCGGCGAAATCAAAAAATCGATTTTCACGGTAATGAATTATATTCTGCCCGAGCGCGGCATTTTCCCCATGCACTGCTCGGCCAACAGCAACAAAGAAGGCGAAGTGACTTTGTTCTTCGGTTTGTCCGGTACCGGCAAAACCACACTCTCGGCTGATCCGCTCCGCCGTCTTATCGGTGATGATGAGCACGGATGGTCCAACGAAGGCGTCTTCAATTTTGAAGGCGGATGTTATGCCAAGACCATCAAACTCTCCAAAGAAGGCGAACCGCAAATCTGGAATGCTATTCGTTTTGGTTCCGTACTGGAAAATGTCGTTCTCAAACAAGACGGTACGCCGGACTATGACAGCGCCGCGATCGCTGAAAACACGCGCGTCACTTACCCGGTCGAATACATTGATAACTGCATCATTCCGGGTATCGGCGGACATCCTAAAAATATTTGTTTCCTCGTTTGCGATGCATATGGCGTACTTCCTCCGATCAGCAAACTGACACCGGCCCAAGCGATGTATCACTTCTTATCGGGTTATACGGCCAAAGTCGCCGGAACGGAAGCCGGTGTGACAGAACCGACGCCGACCTTCTCTACCTGCTTCGGCGCTCCTTTCTGGCCGCTGCATCCTAATGTATATGCCGAACTCCTGCGTAAAAAACTCAACGAACATAACGCTACCGTATGGCTGGTCAATACCGGCTGGAGCGGTGGCGGATACGGTGTCGGCTCACGTATGAAGCTGAGTTACACACGCGCATTGATCAATGCTGCGCTATCCGGCAAACTCAATAACGTGAAATACAATAACGATCCGGTTTTCGGCGTGGCTGTACCGGAATCATGCCCTGATGTACCGGCTGAAATCCTCGTTCCTAAAAACACGTGGAAAGATAAAGCCGGTTACGATGCCCAAGCCAAAAAATTGGCCGATCTATTCATCAAAAATTTTGAAAAATTTGCCGATAAAGCTTCGGACGACGTTAAAAAAGCTGGTCCGAAAGCGTAATATCGTTTTTTTTGAAATGAGATACATAACACCACGAATATTACCGTTTGCGTAACAAACGTGTAGTATTCGTGGTTGATTATAAATAATCAACAAAGCCGGGAGTACACGGTGGGCATGAAGTTTACACTGCTTGGAACACGCGGTTCGCGTCCGATATTGACGCCGGACCGGGTTCGCTACGGCGGAAACACAACAGCCTTCAAAATCACGATTGACGGTATGCAGCCAATCTATATTGACGGCGGCACAGGCATCTATCGTGAAGGGGTTACGATTTCCGAACAGCACCCTGAAGGATTTCATGCACACTTTTTTATCACGCACACGCACTGGGATCACATTCTCGCATTCCCGCTTTTTGCACCGTTATTTAATAAAAACACCAAAATTTCCATATCCGGCCCGCGCTCTGAAGAATACACCATCGAAGAACTTTTCAAACTTCAGCATGCCAAAGGTTTGATACCGATTCCTTTTTCACTGGTACGCGATAAGATCACTTTCCACGAATTGCATCCCGATCAGACGATCCCGCTTGAAAAAGCCACCGTCAAAACCGTGCAACTCAATCACCAGGGATTGACGCTCGGCTATCGGATCGAACACGGAGGAAAATCGGTTTTGATCATCACCGATCATGCGCCGATCGAAA
It includes:
- a CDS encoding MBL fold metallo-hydrolase, producing the protein MKFTLLGTRGSRPILTPDRVRYGGNTTAFKITIDGMQPIYIDGGTGIYREGVTISEQHPEGFHAHFFITHTHWDHILAFPLFAPLFNKNTKISISGPRSEEYTIEELFKLQHAKGLIPIPFSLVRDKITFHELHPDQTIPLEKATVKTVQLNHQGLTLGYRIEHGGKSVLIITDHAPIENNHLGVLMKAWNKEDFTKTEKEFYENLVRFCTGADIMLHDTHFTKEGIKGKENWGHSTPEMAVDLAVKAGVKKIILGHHAPEDTDTLVEQKITSANDYVKSIGKAGAIEVVALREGTEVWV
- the pckA gene encoding phosphoenolpyruvate carboxykinase (ATP): MDIPMTTNNELAHLGIVNTGTIHKNLSVSQLVELAIKRGEGQLASNGALVTNTTPHTGRSPKDKYVVEEPTSKDKIWWENNKKVSQAQFDVMFNRMRSYLQGKDVFVFDGFAGADTKNRLSVRVISEKAWHSLFAKTLFIRPTEAELATHHADWTVIDVCGMHAIPEFDGLGTKTFIMLNFEKKIVLIGGTHYAGEIKKSIFTVMNYILPERGIFPMHCSANSNKEGEVTLFFGLSGTGKTTLSADPLRRLIGDDEHGWSNEGVFNFEGGCYAKTIKLSKEGEPQIWNAIRFGSVLENVVLKQDGTPDYDSAAIAENTRVTYPVEYIDNCIIPGIGGHPKNICFLVCDAYGVLPPISKLTPAQAMYHFLSGYTAKVAGTEAGVTEPTPTFSTCFGAPFWPLHPNVYAELLRKKLNEHNATVWLVNTGWSGGGYGVGSRMKLSYTRALINAALSGKLNNVKYNNDPVFGVAVPESCPDVPAEILVPKNTWKDKAGYDAQAKKLADLFIKNFEKFADKASDDVKKAGPKA